In the Mauremys mutica isolate MM-2020 ecotype Southern chromosome 13, ASM2049712v1, whole genome shotgun sequence genome, one interval contains:
- the SGK2 gene encoding serine/threonine-protein kinase Sgk2 isoform X3, whose translation MPMPWPEAPSTALGKTKDLIKHGCERIEQTIKASGSRLCSYAERVAFLMDRSKNPDDSPQPPTPTDIINLGPSANPNAKPTDFDFLKVIGKGSFGKVLLAKRKSDGMSYAVKVLQKKSILKKKEQTHIMAERNVLLKNVKHPFLVGLHYSFQTSEKLYFVLDYVNGGELFFHLQRERCFREPRACFYAAEVASAVGYLHSLNIIYRDLKPENILLDCQGHIVLTDFGLCKEGMEPEETTSTFCGTPEYLAPEVLRKQPYDRTVDWWCLGAVLYEMLFGLPPFYSRDVSQMYDNILHKPLQIQGTKTMAACDILQGLLHKDQKRRLGAKMDFLEIKNHVFFSPINWDDLYHKRITPPFNPNVSGPADLRHFDPEFTQEAVSNSITRTPDLAASCSSASDAFLGFSYAPTDEDFQVFK comes from the exons ATGCCCATGCCCTGGCCAGAGGCCCCCTCCACAGCACTGGGGAAGACTAAGG ATCTTATAAAGCACGGGTGCGAGAGGATAGAACAGACCATCAAGGCCTCGGGCTCCAGGCTGTGCTCCTA TGCTGAAAGAGTTGCCTTCTTAATGGACCGTTCCAAAAACCCGGATGACAGCCCCCAG CCTCCGACACCGACTGACATCATCAACCTTGGCCCTTCTGCTAATCCGAA TGCCAAGCCAACGGACTTTGATTTTTTGAAAGTTATTGGGAAAGGAAGCTTTGGAAAA GTTCTCCTGGCCAAACGGAAGTCTGATGGGATGTCTTATGCTGTGAAAGTCTTGCAGAAGAAATCCATCCTGAAGAAAAAGGAG CAAACCCACATTATGGCGGAACGCAACGTGCTGCTGAAAAACGTGAAACATCCTTTCCTGGTGGGCCTCCACTACTCTTTCCAGACCTCCGAGAAGCTCTACTTTGTGCTAGACTATGTCAATGGAGGAGAG CTCTTCTTCCACCTGCAGCGAGAGCGCTGTTTCCGTGAACCTCGTGCCTGCTTTTACGCAGCTGAAGTAGCCAGTGCGGTAGGGTACCTGCATTCCTTGAACATAATCTACAG GGACTTAAAACCTGAAAACATCCTCCTGGACTGCCAG GGACACATAGTACTGACAGACTTCGGACTTTGCAAAGAAGGAATGGAGCCAGAGGAAACGACCTCTACTTTTTGTGGCACCCCAGAG TACTTGGCCCCAGAAGTGCTAAGAAAACAACCCTATGACAGAACAGTAGACTGGTGGTGTCTGGGAGCTGTCCTCTATGAGATGCTGTTTGGGTTG CCTCCCTTTTACAGCCGGGATGTGTCTCAGATGTATGACAATATTCTACACAAGCCACTCCAGATCCAAGGAACCAAGACCATGGCAGCTTGTGATATCTTACAGGGACTGCTTCACAAGGACCAGAAGAGGAGGCTGGGGGCCAAGATGGACTTT CTTGAGATAAAGAATCATGTGTTCTTCAGCCCAATAAACTGGGATGACTTGTATCACAAGAGGATCACTCCTCCCTTCAACCCCAATGTg tctGGTCCTGCTGATCTGCGACATTTTGACCCAGAGTTCACACAAGAAGCGGTCTCGAATTCCATCACCCGGACACCTGACTTAGCAGCCAGCTGCTCCAGTGCCTCAGATGCTTTTTTAGGGTTTTCTTATGCACCGACTGATGAGGACTTTCAGGTTTTTAAATAG
- the SGK2 gene encoding serine/threonine-protein kinase Sgk2 isoform X2: MVKLAAEMSLNQPAVDCFPYSRMLALLVEVMTDLIKHGCERIEQTIKASGSRLCSYAERVAFLMDRSKNPDDSPQPPTPTDIINLGPSANPNAKPTDFDFLKVIGKGSFGKVLLAKRKSDGMSYAVKVLQKKSILKKKEQTHIMAERNVLLKNVKHPFLVGLHYSFQTSEKLYFVLDYVNGGELFFHLQRERCFREPRACFYAAEVASAVGYLHSLNIIYRDLKPENILLDCQGHIVLTDFGLCKEGMEPEETTSTFCGTPEYLAPEVLRKQPYDRTVDWWCLGAVLYEMLFGLPPFYSRDVSQMYDNILHKPLQIQGTKTMAACDILQGLLHKDQKRRLGAKMDFLEIKNHVFFSPINWDDLYHKRITPPFNPNVSGPADLRHFDPEFTQEAVSNSITRTPDLAASCSSASDAFLGFSYAPTDEDFQVFK, from the exons ATGGTAAAGCTGGCTGCTGAGATGTCTTTGAACCAGCCTGCTGTGGATTGCTTCCCTTACTCCAGGATGCTGGCTCTGCTGGTAGAAGTGATGACAG ATCTTATAAAGCACGGGTGCGAGAGGATAGAACAGACCATCAAGGCCTCGGGCTCCAGGCTGTGCTCCTA TGCTGAAAGAGTTGCCTTCTTAATGGACCGTTCCAAAAACCCGGATGACAGCCCCCAG CCTCCGACACCGACTGACATCATCAACCTTGGCCCTTCTGCTAATCCGAA TGCCAAGCCAACGGACTTTGATTTTTTGAAAGTTATTGGGAAAGGAAGCTTTGGAAAA GTTCTCCTGGCCAAACGGAAGTCTGATGGGATGTCTTATGCTGTGAAAGTCTTGCAGAAGAAATCCATCCTGAAGAAAAAGGAG CAAACCCACATTATGGCGGAACGCAACGTGCTGCTGAAAAACGTGAAACATCCTTTCCTGGTGGGCCTCCACTACTCTTTCCAGACCTCCGAGAAGCTCTACTTTGTGCTAGACTATGTCAATGGAGGAGAG CTCTTCTTCCACCTGCAGCGAGAGCGCTGTTTCCGTGAACCTCGTGCCTGCTTTTACGCAGCTGAAGTAGCCAGTGCGGTAGGGTACCTGCATTCCTTGAACATAATCTACAG GGACTTAAAACCTGAAAACATCCTCCTGGACTGCCAG GGACACATAGTACTGACAGACTTCGGACTTTGCAAAGAAGGAATGGAGCCAGAGGAAACGACCTCTACTTTTTGTGGCACCCCAGAG TACTTGGCCCCAGAAGTGCTAAGAAAACAACCCTATGACAGAACAGTAGACTGGTGGTGTCTGGGAGCTGTCCTCTATGAGATGCTGTTTGGGTTG CCTCCCTTTTACAGCCGGGATGTGTCTCAGATGTATGACAATATTCTACACAAGCCACTCCAGATCCAAGGAACCAAGACCATGGCAGCTTGTGATATCTTACAGGGACTGCTTCACAAGGACCAGAAGAGGAGGCTGGGGGCCAAGATGGACTTT CTTGAGATAAAGAATCATGTGTTCTTCAGCCCAATAAACTGGGATGACTTGTATCACAAGAGGATCACTCCTCCCTTCAACCCCAATGTg tctGGTCCTGCTGATCTGCGACATTTTGACCCAGAGTTCACACAAGAAGCGGTCTCGAATTCCATCACCCGGACACCTGACTTAGCAGCCAGCTGCTCCAGTGCCTCAGATGCTTTTTTAGGGTTTTCTTATGCACCGACTGATGAGGACTTTCAGGTTTTTAAATAG
- the SGK2 gene encoding serine/threonine-protein kinase Sgk2 isoform X1 — translation MPMPWPEAPSTALGKTKALGEAHPASPAFAHLESQFQASVPHLRLQDLIKHGCERIEQTIKASGSRLCSYAERVAFLMDRSKNPDDSPQPPTPTDIINLGPSANPNAKPTDFDFLKVIGKGSFGKVLLAKRKSDGMSYAVKVLQKKSILKKKEQTHIMAERNVLLKNVKHPFLVGLHYSFQTSEKLYFVLDYVNGGELFFHLQRERCFREPRACFYAAEVASAVGYLHSLNIIYRDLKPENILLDCQGHIVLTDFGLCKEGMEPEETTSTFCGTPEYLAPEVLRKQPYDRTVDWWCLGAVLYEMLFGLPPFYSRDVSQMYDNILHKPLQIQGTKTMAACDILQGLLHKDQKRRLGAKMDFLEIKNHVFFSPINWDDLYHKRITPPFNPNVSGPADLRHFDPEFTQEAVSNSITRTPDLAASCSSASDAFLGFSYAPTDEDFQVFK, via the exons ATGCCCATGCCCTGGCCAGAGGCCCCCTCCACAGCACTGGGGAAGACTAAGG CTTTGGGAGAGGCtcatcctgcctccccagcctTTGCTCATCTGGAGTCACAGTTTCAGGCATCTGTGCCTCATTTGCGCCTACAAG ATCTTATAAAGCACGGGTGCGAGAGGATAGAACAGACCATCAAGGCCTCGGGCTCCAGGCTGTGCTCCTA TGCTGAAAGAGTTGCCTTCTTAATGGACCGTTCCAAAAACCCGGATGACAGCCCCCAG CCTCCGACACCGACTGACATCATCAACCTTGGCCCTTCTGCTAATCCGAA TGCCAAGCCAACGGACTTTGATTTTTTGAAAGTTATTGGGAAAGGAAGCTTTGGAAAA GTTCTCCTGGCCAAACGGAAGTCTGATGGGATGTCTTATGCTGTGAAAGTCTTGCAGAAGAAATCCATCCTGAAGAAAAAGGAG CAAACCCACATTATGGCGGAACGCAACGTGCTGCTGAAAAACGTGAAACATCCTTTCCTGGTGGGCCTCCACTACTCTTTCCAGACCTCCGAGAAGCTCTACTTTGTGCTAGACTATGTCAATGGAGGAGAG CTCTTCTTCCACCTGCAGCGAGAGCGCTGTTTCCGTGAACCTCGTGCCTGCTTTTACGCAGCTGAAGTAGCCAGTGCGGTAGGGTACCTGCATTCCTTGAACATAATCTACAG GGACTTAAAACCTGAAAACATCCTCCTGGACTGCCAG GGACACATAGTACTGACAGACTTCGGACTTTGCAAAGAAGGAATGGAGCCAGAGGAAACGACCTCTACTTTTTGTGGCACCCCAGAG TACTTGGCCCCAGAAGTGCTAAGAAAACAACCCTATGACAGAACAGTAGACTGGTGGTGTCTGGGAGCTGTCCTCTATGAGATGCTGTTTGGGTTG CCTCCCTTTTACAGCCGGGATGTGTCTCAGATGTATGACAATATTCTACACAAGCCACTCCAGATCCAAGGAACCAAGACCATGGCAGCTTGTGATATCTTACAGGGACTGCTTCACAAGGACCAGAAGAGGAGGCTGGGGGCCAAGATGGACTTT CTTGAGATAAAGAATCATGTGTTCTTCAGCCCAATAAACTGGGATGACTTGTATCACAAGAGGATCACTCCTCCCTTCAACCCCAATGTg tctGGTCCTGCTGATCTGCGACATTTTGACCCAGAGTTCACACAAGAAGCGGTCTCGAATTCCATCACCCGGACACCTGACTTAGCAGCCAGCTGCTCCAGTGCCTCAGATGCTTTTTTAGGGTTTTCTTATGCACCGACTGATGAGGACTTTCAGGTTTTTAAATAG
- the SGK2 gene encoding serine/threonine-protein kinase Sgk2 isoform X5, whose product MDRSKNPDDSPQPPTPTDIINLGPSANPNAKPTDFDFLKVIGKGSFGKVLLAKRKSDGMSYAVKVLQKKSILKKKEQTHIMAERNVLLKNVKHPFLVGLHYSFQTSEKLYFVLDYVNGGELFFHLQRERCFREPRACFYAAEVASAVGYLHSLNIIYRDLKPENILLDCQGHIVLTDFGLCKEGMEPEETTSTFCGTPEYLAPEVLRKQPYDRTVDWWCLGAVLYEMLFGLPPFYSRDVSQMYDNILHKPLQIQGTKTMAACDILQGLLHKDQKRRLGAKMDFLEIKNHVFFSPINWDDLYHKRITPPFNPNVSGPADLRHFDPEFTQEAVSNSITRTPDLAASCSSASDAFLGFSYAPTDEDFQVFK is encoded by the exons ATGGACCGTTCCAAAAACCCGGATGACAGCCCCCAG CCTCCGACACCGACTGACATCATCAACCTTGGCCCTTCTGCTAATCCGAA TGCCAAGCCAACGGACTTTGATTTTTTGAAAGTTATTGGGAAAGGAAGCTTTGGAAAA GTTCTCCTGGCCAAACGGAAGTCTGATGGGATGTCTTATGCTGTGAAAGTCTTGCAGAAGAAATCCATCCTGAAGAAAAAGGAG CAAACCCACATTATGGCGGAACGCAACGTGCTGCTGAAAAACGTGAAACATCCTTTCCTGGTGGGCCTCCACTACTCTTTCCAGACCTCCGAGAAGCTCTACTTTGTGCTAGACTATGTCAATGGAGGAGAG CTCTTCTTCCACCTGCAGCGAGAGCGCTGTTTCCGTGAACCTCGTGCCTGCTTTTACGCAGCTGAAGTAGCCAGTGCGGTAGGGTACCTGCATTCCTTGAACATAATCTACAG GGACTTAAAACCTGAAAACATCCTCCTGGACTGCCAG GGACACATAGTACTGACAGACTTCGGACTTTGCAAAGAAGGAATGGAGCCAGAGGAAACGACCTCTACTTTTTGTGGCACCCCAGAG TACTTGGCCCCAGAAGTGCTAAGAAAACAACCCTATGACAGAACAGTAGACTGGTGGTGTCTGGGAGCTGTCCTCTATGAGATGCTGTTTGGGTTG CCTCCCTTTTACAGCCGGGATGTGTCTCAGATGTATGACAATATTCTACACAAGCCACTCCAGATCCAAGGAACCAAGACCATGGCAGCTTGTGATATCTTACAGGGACTGCTTCACAAGGACCAGAAGAGGAGGCTGGGGGCCAAGATGGACTTT CTTGAGATAAAGAATCATGTGTTCTTCAGCCCAATAAACTGGGATGACTTGTATCACAAGAGGATCACTCCTCCCTTCAACCCCAATGTg tctGGTCCTGCTGATCTGCGACATTTTGACCCAGAGTTCACACAAGAAGCGGTCTCGAATTCCATCACCCGGACACCTGACTTAGCAGCCAGCTGCTCCAGTGCCTCAGATGCTTTTTTAGGGTTTTCTTATGCACCGACTGATGAGGACTTTCAGGTTTTTAAATAG
- the SGK2 gene encoding serine/threonine-protein kinase Sgk2 isoform X4, giving the protein MPMPWPEAPSTALGKTKALGEAHPASPAFAHLESQFQASVPHLRLQDLIKHGCERIEQTIKASGSRLCSYAERVAFLMDRSKNPDDSPQPPTPTDIINLGPSANPNAKPTDFDFLKVIGKGSFGKVLLAKRKSDGMSYAVKVLQKKSILKKKEQTHIMAERNVLLKNVKHPFLVGLHYSFQTSEKLYFVLDYVNGGELFFHLQRERCFREPRACFYAAEVASAVGYLHSLNIIYRDLKPENILLDCQGHIVLTDFGLCKEGMEPEETTSTFCGTPEPPFYSRDVSQMYDNILHKPLQIQGTKTMAACDILQGLLHKDQKRRLGAKMDFLEIKNHVFFSPINWDDLYHKRITPPFNPNVSGPADLRHFDPEFTQEAVSNSITRTPDLAASCSSASDAFLGFSYAPTDEDFQVFK; this is encoded by the exons ATGCCCATGCCCTGGCCAGAGGCCCCCTCCACAGCACTGGGGAAGACTAAGG CTTTGGGAGAGGCtcatcctgcctccccagcctTTGCTCATCTGGAGTCACAGTTTCAGGCATCTGTGCCTCATTTGCGCCTACAAG ATCTTATAAAGCACGGGTGCGAGAGGATAGAACAGACCATCAAGGCCTCGGGCTCCAGGCTGTGCTCCTA TGCTGAAAGAGTTGCCTTCTTAATGGACCGTTCCAAAAACCCGGATGACAGCCCCCAG CCTCCGACACCGACTGACATCATCAACCTTGGCCCTTCTGCTAATCCGAA TGCCAAGCCAACGGACTTTGATTTTTTGAAAGTTATTGGGAAAGGAAGCTTTGGAAAA GTTCTCCTGGCCAAACGGAAGTCTGATGGGATGTCTTATGCTGTGAAAGTCTTGCAGAAGAAATCCATCCTGAAGAAAAAGGAG CAAACCCACATTATGGCGGAACGCAACGTGCTGCTGAAAAACGTGAAACATCCTTTCCTGGTGGGCCTCCACTACTCTTTCCAGACCTCCGAGAAGCTCTACTTTGTGCTAGACTATGTCAATGGAGGAGAG CTCTTCTTCCACCTGCAGCGAGAGCGCTGTTTCCGTGAACCTCGTGCCTGCTTTTACGCAGCTGAAGTAGCCAGTGCGGTAGGGTACCTGCATTCCTTGAACATAATCTACAG GGACTTAAAACCTGAAAACATCCTCCTGGACTGCCAG GGACACATAGTACTGACAGACTTCGGACTTTGCAAAGAAGGAATGGAGCCAGAGGAAACGACCTCTACTTTTTGTGGCACCCCAGAG CCTCCCTTTTACAGCCGGGATGTGTCTCAGATGTATGACAATATTCTACACAAGCCACTCCAGATCCAAGGAACCAAGACCATGGCAGCTTGTGATATCTTACAGGGACTGCTTCACAAGGACCAGAAGAGGAGGCTGGGGGCCAAGATGGACTTT CTTGAGATAAAGAATCATGTGTTCTTCAGCCCAATAAACTGGGATGACTTGTATCACAAGAGGATCACTCCTCCCTTCAACCCCAATGTg tctGGTCCTGCTGATCTGCGACATTTTGACCCAGAGTTCACACAAGAAGCGGTCTCGAATTCCATCACCCGGACACCTGACTTAGCAGCCAGCTGCTCCAGTGCCTCAGATGCTTTTTTAGGGTTTTCTTATGCACCGACTGATGAGGACTTTCAGGTTTTTAAATAG